CTTCAGTCACAAATGGAAATCAAAAGCATGCTGAAATTCAACAATGGGGTCAGGAAGCTACAAACACTTTGAGTAGTGGAAATGGAAATCAACATAGAGATCAGTTGCTAAATAGCATCAAAGAAATGGCTGCAAGCTTGGAGCCACCCTTATCAGCAAATGAGTGTTGTATCTACAGGATTCCAACTTGTCTTCGAAAATTGAATGAGGAAGCCTACACTCCTCAGGTTATATCAATAGGGCCTTTCCACCATGGCAGCAAAATATTAGAACCCAtggaaaagttgaaattaaaatattttcagagaTTCCTGCGGCAGATTGACTTCAACATAGAGATTTTAGTAAATGCCATAAAGCTAAATGAAGAAAGTGTGCGTAGTTGTTATGCAGAAACCATCAAGTTTAGCAGTGACGATTTCGTGAAATTAATTTTGGTGGATGGGATCTTtattattgaattattctacgAAATATGGTTCAAAGGATCAGATAGGGTTATTCGTGAGAACCATATACTGTTAAACCCAATATCGTGGCAGGAAATTATGTTGGACTTGGAGTTACTTGAAAATCAACTTCCTTTCTTTGCTCTTGAGATATTATTCAGCCTTGCATGTGCACCGGATGATGAGCATCCTTCCTTCACTTCGCTTGCAATTGATGTCTTGGAGTACATTAAAGAACAGGAATTTCCTGGAAATCTTGGAGAGCAACCAATTAGACACTTTGTTGATATGACCAAAGCATTTTTACTTCCATCATCCAGAAAGCTATTGTCACCACATGAAAGTAATGATCTTGCTAGATCAGCTGATCATTTATATACTGTAAGACAGTTGTACGAGGCTGGAGTGAAGTTTAAGGTGAGATCATGCAAATGCTTGCTTGACCTAACAAGACACTTTGCTGATTTCGCCAGAGCATTTTTTCTTCCATCATCTAGAAAGCTGCTAGTGCTACCGcatgaaaataataatcttcCTAGTGCTGATCATTTATATTCGGCAAGCCAGTTGTATGAGGCTGGAGTGAAGTTTAAGGTGAGCTCAAGCAAATGCTTACTTGACTTGAAATTCACCAACGGAACTTTGGAAATTCcatgcatgaacatgtataATTCGACAGAGACTACTTATCGAAACATCATAGCATTTGAGCAATGCCATTATCCACATGATTCACATTTTACAGACTACATTGTGCTATTGACTTTCCTAATCAACACTCCCAAAGATGCAGATTTACTTATTAGAAAAGGAATCATCATTAATTGGCTTGCCAACAGCAATTCAGTGGCATCTTTTATCAATAATCTGGGGACGAATATTGTTTATTATAGCTGGAAAGGTGCTTATCGGGGTTTGTTTCGAGATTTGAATGCATTCTATAGCAACACTAAGCATACTTGGAAGGCTACCTTGAAACGTGATTATTTTGGCACTCCTTGGAAAATAGCTTCTACTGTAGCTGCTGTTACCTTATTGCTGCTCACTCTCGTACAAACTATATGCTCCATCATCCAAGTTGTGAAGATGTGAAGAAGCTTTGTGCATAAAATCTGGTAGgacatcacattttattttactcctcacgtttagaaattaatttgttagaTTGCTAGTAATAGCTTCGAAAATTTGAACATAGTATGCACAAAGATAAGTACTGCTTGAAATAATATGCCTTATCATCACTTTCTTCATCTATTAGTAACATAGGCTCAGCTCTGAATGCTGTATGAATACACCCACATATTTACAGAACATATACAGCACTAATATCTTCTAACCTCACCACATCTTCATTCTTTTACTATGTTCTTTCATTTGCTGAGTTACAGATTGCTCTCTGATTTTCCAAACAACACCCCCCCCCTTGCATTTGCGAGAACCACATGAGAGGCCATGGATTCTATGGTGATTTCTTTGTTGCTAAGTTGTGTTTTCTCATTACTTACTCGGGACAAGTTCTATGGCTGCAGTGTGGTTCTATGAAATACCTGAACCCAAGGTCGTGTACAACATACGCTCAGAATAAACAAACTCATAGCTCGATGTTTCTCCATCCGTGATTTACATGATGTCGGTGAATTATGTGATGTCAATTTTCTCTTTGCAATGAAGTTTGGTCAAAGAGGATCAGACTTAGTTCGAGTtgttaattatgaatttttttttgcaggAACACTTATATGGGCTGAGAATGGAGAAAAGCAATAGGAGATTAATTAGCTAATGATAGATCATGATATGAATTTCATGCAACAAAGAGTGAAGGTCATGCTAGCTATCAACCCGATGGATTCGAATGAAGTGATTTTGTGTGTCTTTGTTTCTTATTAACATACAATTTTATAgctttgttattatatattgataCTGTTGGGATAATATGGCTTGTCTTCAAcgagaatttatttatatttgctcTCATAAGTAATTATCTagttataatttctatataataaattcttttttattgtcaatTACGGAACGGAGAAAAttacatttgaacataaaaagTGAGGCCATTCAAATATTGGGCTAAAAAACCATTcgattgtttattttaatttgtctaagttttaataatagaatgttcagttttaaaaataatggaaaaaattacaatatctatTTGCATAAAGATTTGGggatcaaattattattattgttttgttttaaaatagaattattggTGTTCGAACAATTATTAGGCTAAAGAAATTTCGTCGAATGTTATTGTTGGCTTTTGAACAGGttgaaaaaaacataataattgacatttttttccataaaatttataattttactataATAGTAATAGATAAACACACATAAGTattcataattttcattcatAATTGTCAAAGTCAGGACGTTGttgttcataaaaatgaaatacgggaaacaaatattttgagacttcctttaattttccatttttactGAACAACCAAGTAGAGGGCGTAGACCGGACCAATTAAGCCCGGTGAGAACCCAAGGCCTTAAAGTTATTTGGCTTTCTCAGTGGAGTCTccaccactacaagaaaaacctCCTTTACCGGCGATGTATGTAATTGCTGGTGATGTTGAACCCTGAAAACCGAGCCTTTTCTCTCTGCATTTATGGCCCCTTTTGGGGGAAAATGAAGTGGGATCTATTAGCACAGTACTGTCCTCAATTGAAACGTTATACTTAAGATCATAACTTCAATTAAAACCCCTTTAGTTTAAAGTTAGTTATAGGGTATTTCGAATATGATCCATTTTTTGTAGTTGATATTCATATATCTATGTTCTTGCTAGTTGGGGGAACTCAAGTTCTTTCTAGTACTGGTCAATTAAACAGCTGAGCAGAGGCAAAAAATTTCCCTTAGGGTTTCAAGATCTATAATACTTGTCAATACCTTAAGCCATTGACAAGTTTTCTGTACTAAATATTTAGGCAAACATTAGTCTATACATTGGGGAACTCAAGTTCTTTCTGCATATAGAGATTAATTTTGGgttccaatataatatatatatatatatatatatatcaattaattaattttatcacaGCAAACTATATACAAATGCGAGTAGGGGGTGTATATATAAGTAGGTATGTATTTCAGTTTGTATGACAATATTTCTAATTTCTGTTTGTGATCAACCAAACATTTATCTTTGTATATGATCTATAAACATATACTGTTAAGAATAACATATTACTAGGCTTTTTTGTGTTATTACTTTTAAGAATGAAGCTAAAGTATATGATTCAGCTATACCAACATATTTGTGTTATTACTTCTAATATTTAGTCTATAAAGCCACCACCTCGGCCAATtttgtaattactaattaaatgaaaactaaataatatttCGCACAAAGAGTTAATTTTATCaactaaattataatacatcAATCCAGAAATAAAATCCTTGTTTAAAGTCTgaatttactaaaatataattagtgtTTGAATGGCAATATCAGtgtttgcattttctttttggtttgtgGGTATATGGAGTTAACGATGACTTGTATTTTGTCTGTGGGACGACATTAATGCCTAATGGTTTGAATGGCAATTGCCAATTTGCTGTCAAGCCGCCTAACCAAGAGTACCTTGGCTACTTCGACATTGGATCATGTATTAATATTGCGAAATACGTTGACAACGTCGAGGATGCTCAGAATTGGAAAATAGCCAAGTCCTGCGTTTGGCcttagaaatatataattagctGATCATCTAGAGTTGTTTCTCAATTAtccatgctgcatgcatgcagtatccCTCTCCTctggttatatatataaacatgtataTATCGATGATTTCGACGATCAGTACATGTGgtttatacacacacacacacacacacacacacacacacaacacacacacacacatatatatatatatacatatccatacattttttatatttctgtATAAGGCCGGAAAGTTGTATAGTACTGGTACATTAATAAAGCGTTAATTGTTCATTGTTTGATTATTACCGAGTTTACAGTACCTCGCgtttcttttatatatcatgtgcgtgtatgtgtgtgtgtgtgtgtgtgtgtgttgtgtgtgtgtgtgtgtgtgtgtgtatataggAGTTAGCATGATAGTGGTATTGTTGTTAGAATTAAAGCTTCGGTTAAGAATTCATGAAGTGATGCCAATTAATACTCCGGTATTCATGATTCCACTATCGAtcgacaatatatatattatactgcTGCCTCCATTTTCAATGGTGCACACATTTTTGGGGTCAGGCCAGCAGGGTCCTCCACAAAGTgcactagctatatatatacatatctatatatatatatatatattatatataatatatatatatatatatatatatggctcaGGAATAATTGCTAGCTTGAGATCGATCCATCATAATTCTGAAAATCCTtgcaataatttttatttcacttgtacGTTAtagcttacatatatatatatatatattatatataattttagtttttttttaattgcagtacttcaatattactaaataaatgacaatgaatattaatataaattttcaccAAGTAGCTGCTAGGaagcaatattttattttataaggatggttggaaaaaaagaaaataataataattacctAAAGAGGTTTTATGAGCCAAGTATTGTCTTCAACATAGTGAGTCCCAATAAAAGGCTCAGCCTCTTCATTGGTGAGCATTCTAGCCCAAGGCACTCTTCCTGTTGAGTTGGCTCCTGGTCCACTACATTTGTATTCTCCATAATACACTCCTCTGCAACAACCCCAAAGAATATATAGATTATGCGCAAGAACTGATCACTAACTTTTAATGAATCATTTGATCATATTTGATTTTCCAAGAGTagtagtgctatatatatatatatacacttacgAATCCCGCTTTTGATCACCCCAATCACTCCACCCTTGGGGAAGAACAACCTTGTCCAAGAATGTGTATGAGAAAACCACCCTGGAATACTCACCCCATGCTCTGCCAAGGTAAACCTGGCCACTCCCTGTTACTACACTGTCTTTGAACGAAAACCCACTTCCCAATGAGGCATTGCTCTGCTTTTGGGCTGTGAGGGAGGCCACCTTCTTTGCAATGGAGTTTAAATAGCCGTTCTGCATGATGTGAAAAACCTTCAAAACATTTTAAACTACTCTTTAATTATCAGTATAatgcatgcattcatcatatttAGTCAACAAGTTGTTTTAGTACATGTGTAGGCTTTTTATCTGAACATAGttaatattctaatttaaaCATGTTATCAACCTAGTTATATATTCAAGTCAATATATAGCGTGCCATTGTGCAGAGAGTATTCAACAGACTGAGAATCAATACTCGATCTCCCTTACGTACATAAATGCATGGTTAGCCCCACACACACGTGTATATCTCATACgtacccacacacacacacacacatggatatatatatatatatatatatatatatatatatccatgttGTTCATTTGGGTGATGTTGTTCATTTGCAAgtctatatatatcatgtgtataTCTCATAcatacccacacacacacacacacacacatggatatatatatatatatacacatgagaGGGAAGGGGCTTAGACATGTAGTTGGCCATCGACGGTTATTACTATCACAATCAAACATTATTGGTCCAGTcttgataaatacatatatatacatatatatatatatatatatcaatacacatTACAACCTTAAGACAAAAAACTAGGGATGGAGTAGCTAGCGTCCTCATCGATACTTGACTCACGTTAATTCATATAGCTACCTCCCCCcggtttaaaatttttttgggacatATGGCATCATATGATGTCATAAACATTGTAGCTCCCATATAAGTTTTGTTAGCCAATTATCCTTGAAAATGGCTTCGAGTTTAAACCTTCTGAGATGCCTAGCTAGCCACATTCATAAATCTGATTCAAGTTAACTTGTACTTTTCCTATCCCAACATTTGGCCTATGGTGAGTTTTTCATcgaacttatatatttaaagtcTCTGCTGACCTAACTTTCTTCCCCACCATGTCTTTGtttagatggacaaaagttggatgacTTCTACAAAGAGACGCGTTGGTCGAAGAAAAAAGAATGCATTTGTATCACCTGCTACAAAAACTACTTATGTGAGTAGTACAGAAACAACCGTTGGGATCTATGTTTCTTTCTATACgtgataaatattaacatagCACTAGCTTTAAATTTGTTTCTAATCGTTGCTTTGTCAATGTGCAGAAGGAGATGCAAGGTAGGTTAGATGGCCTAGGACCAGAGCAACGTAGTGATGAGGCAGCAGCGACTGTCTTTAGGGAGGTTCTTGGCCATCGACCTGGATATGCACGGGGACTTGGGGAAATGGTCATCCCCGAGTCAAGTAGACAATGTGACAAACTTCAAATGCAACAATACATGTCTGAGGCtgaaaagcacaagaaagatTCTGAACAATATAAGAAGGATGCTGAACAATATAAGAAGGATGCTGAAGCTTACAAGAGTTAGCTGGATGAAATGAGGACAGAGTTGCGGGAGCTGAGGGAGCATCAGATACAAAATGACAATCTGATGCAGTCTTTCTTTAGGGCTTTCCCGTCGTTCACTGAGTCAATTCGACAGACTCAGTGTAACGATTCCCCCGGCCCATAAGGGGCTTCTCATAGAAGGGCACattttttgggtggttttttGTGACACCGGGGAGATATGAAGTTAGGGTGTCGATGTGTTGTGCTTTTGGGTGGTTTTTGTACTTAGTCTATACGACActgggctatatatatatatatatagtattatatatatatatatatttatataaatcttggaTCTATGTCTACACCGGGGAACTCTTGGATCTCTCATGGTCTGCAAATGGGGTTAGTATCATTTGGAGTTATCCACCATAAAATCTACTTGTACAAGTGAAGTGTTCAATATATTTCTAGCAACTTGGTTTCCCAAACCCGATGAATATtaatgctattttattttgCCACAGTTGCTCCTGTCGTCCTCTGTCGAGAAGAATATCTACGTACACTCAGCTAGTGGGATGT
This DNA window, taken from Juglans microcarpa x Juglans regia isolate MS1-56 unplaced genomic scaffold, Jm3101_v1.0 JmScfU0059, whole genome shotgun sequence, encodes the following:
- the LOC121245552 gene encoding probable pectinesterase 53 isoform X1, giving the protein MQNGYLNSIAKKVASLTAQKQSNASLGSGFSFKDSVVTGSGQVYLGRAWGEYSRVVFSYTFLDKVVLPQGWSDWGDQKRDSGVYYGEYKCSGPGANSTGRVPWARMLTNEEAEPFIGTHYVEDNTWLIKPL
- the LOC121245552 gene encoding uncharacterized protein LOC121245552 isoform X2, whose amino-acid sequence is MQNGYLNSIAKKVASLTAQKQSNASLGSGFSFKDSVVTGSGQVYLGRAWEECIMENTNVVDQEPTQQEECLGLECSPMKRLSLLLGLTMLKTILGS
- the LOC121245551 gene encoding UPF0481 protein At3g47200-like — translated: MEKSTSDDQEIQQKVETASVTNGNQKHAEIQQWGQEATNTLSSGNGNQHRDQLLNSIKEMAASLEPPLSANECCIYRIPTCLRKLNEEAYTPQVISIGPFHHGSKILEPMEKLKLKYFQRFLRQIDFNIEILVNAIKLNEESVRSCYAETIKFSSDDFVKLILVDGIFIIELFYEIWFKGSDRVIRENHILLNPISWQEIMLDLELLENQLPFFALEILFSLACAPDDEHPSFTSLAIDVLEYIKEQEFPGNLGEQPIRHFVDMTKAFLLPSSRKLLSPHESNDLARSADHLYTVRQLYEAGVKFKVRSCKCLLDLTRHFADFARAFFLPSSRKLLVLPHENNNLPSADHLYSASQLYEAGVKFKVSSSKCLLDLKFTNGTLEIPCMNMYNSTETTYRNIIAFEQCHYPHDSHFTDYIVLLTFLINTPKDADLLIRKGIIINWLANSNSVASFINNLGTNIVYYSWKGAYRGLFRDLNAFYSNTKHTWKATLKRDYFGTPWKIASTVAAVTLLLLTLVQTICSIIQVVKM